The following coding sequences lie in one Arachis hypogaea cultivar Tifrunner chromosome 9, arahy.Tifrunner.gnm2.J5K5, whole genome shotgun sequence genomic window:
- the LOC112712097 gene encoding alpha-xylosidase 1 has translation MVSLSPSPLVALCLLCFLAFCIPQSSSAVTKIGLGYRLISIENGADGALVGTLQVKQSNNIYGADIPLLRFYAKHESENRLRVHVTDAKNKRWEVPYNLLPREQPPPLKQSIALSSSSEKKKNKKKKNQRSVSEKDYPGSELVLTYTSDPFSFAVKRKSNGDTLFNSSSDDTDPFSSLVFKDQYLEISTKLPRDASLYGLGENSQTHGIKLYPNDPYTLYTTDIAAINVNADLYGSHPVYMDLRNEGGKAYAHGVLLLNSNGMDVFYTGTSLTYKVIGGVLDFYFFAGPSPLNVVDQYTSLIGRPAPMPYWAFGFHQCRWGYHNLSVIEDVVENYQKAKIPLDVIWTDDDHMDGKKDFTLNSVNYPRPKLLEFLDKIHSIGMKYVVIVDPGIAVNASYGVYQRGMANDVFIKHDGDPFLGQVWPGAVHFPDFLNPKTVSWWGDEIRRFHELVPVDGLWIDMNEVSNFCNGKCTIPEGRICPNGTGPGWICCLDCKNITNTKWDDPPYKINASGIMAPVGYKTIATSAVHYNGVLEYDAHSLYGFSQSIATHKGLQGIEGKRPFILSRSTYVGSGKYVAHWTGDNQGTWENLRYSISTMLNFGIFGIPMVGSDICGFYPQPTEELCNRWIEVGAFYPFSRDHANYYSPRQELYQWESVAESARNALGMRYKILPYLYTLNYEAHLSGAPIARPLFFSFPSFTQSYGLSTQFLLGSSVMVSPVVEQGQTQVKALFPPGTWYNLFDMAHGVVSKEGTYVTLDAPLHVVNVHLYQNAILPMQQGGMVSKDARTTPFSLIVTFPAGAKEGEAQGNLFLDDDELPEMKIASGSSTYIDFHATIKDGTVRVWSQVQEGKFALDKGWVIDSINVLGVTGSKAVMDVSQSHVNVSITEQQLYGQGDDGGSKVVMVGMNGLNIPVGKNLDITWKMES, from the exons ATGGTTTCTCTTAGTCCTAGTCCATTGGTTGCACTGTGCTTATTATGTTTTCTTGCATTTTGTATACCTCAATCTTCTTCTGCAGTCACCAAAATTGGGCTAGGCTACCGTCTGATTTCAATTGAAAATGGAGCTGATGGTGCACTTGTTGGGACTCTCCAAGTTAAGCAGAGTAACAACATCTATGGTGCTGATATTCCCCTTCTAAGGTTCTACGCCAA GCACGAGAGTGAGAACCGTTTGAGGGTACACGTCACTGATGCAAAGAACAAAAGGTGGGAGGTTCCTTACAATCTTTTGCCGAGGGAGCAACCACCTCCTTTGAAGCAAAGCATTGCATTGTCAAGCTcttcagagaagaagaagaacaagaaaaagaagaaccaaAGATCAGTGTCAGAGAAAGATTACCCTGGCTCTGAGCTTGTTCTTACTTACACTTCTGACCCTTTCAGCTTTGCGGTGAAAAGAAAGTCAAATGGGGACACCCTTTTCAACTCAAGCTCTGATGACACTGAcccatttagttcattggtgttCAAGGACCAATACTTGGAGATCTCTACCAAATTGCCCAGAGATGCTTCTTTGTATGGATTGGGAGAGAACTCACAGACACATGGGATCAAGTTGTATCCTAATGACCCTTACACTCTGTATACTACTGATATAGCAGCCATTAATGTCAATGCTGATTTATACGGGTCGCACCCAGTGTACATGGATCTCAGAAATGAGGGTGGCAAGGCATATGCACATGGTGTTCTGCTGCTGAATAGCAATGGAATGGATGTGTTTTACACAGGCACATCTCTAACATACAAGGTCATTGGAGGTGTTTTGGATTTCTACTTCTTTGCAGGACCTTCTCCTCTCAATGTTGTTGATCAATACACTTCTTTGATTGGAAGACCAGCTCCAATGCCTTACTGGGCTTTTG GATTTCACCAATGCAGATGGGGATATCACAATCTATCTGTTATAGAAGATGTTGTGGAGAATTACCAGAAAGCTAAAATCCCACTTGATGTGATATGGACGGACGATGATCATATGGATGGGAAGAAGGACTTCACGCTGAACTCAGTGAACTACCCTCGTCCGAAGCTTCTAGAGTTCTTGGACAAGATACACAGCATTGGAATGAAATACGTTGTGATTGTTGATCCCGGAATTGCCGTTAATGCAAGCTATGGAGTATACCAAAGAGGAATGGCCAATGATGTTTTCATCAAGCACGATGGGGATCCCTTCTTGGGTCAAGTGTGGCCAGGTGCAGTGCACTTCCCAGATTTCCTGAATCCAAAAACAGTTTCATGGTGGGGTGATGAGATTCGTCGTTTCCATGAACTTGTACCCGTTGATGGCCTTTGGATTGACATGAACGAAGTTTCCAATTTCTGTAACGGAAAGTGCACAATCCCAGAGGGAAGAATTTGCCCCAATGGAACAGGACCTGGATGGATATGTTGCTTGGATTGCAAGAACATCACAAACACAAAATGGGACGACCCTCCTTACAAAATCAATGCTTCAGGAATAATGGCCCCGGTTGGTTACAAAACTATAGCCACAAGTGCTGTTCACTATAATGGGGTTCTAGAGTATGATGCTCACAGCCTCTATGGTTTCTCTCAATCCATTGCAACCCACAAGGGTCTCCAAGGGATTGAAGGGAAACGGCCTTTCATTCTTTCGCGCTCCACTTATGTTGGTTCAGGCAAGTATGTTGCACATTGGACAGGTGACAATCAAGGTACATGGGAGAATCTGAGATACTCAATATCCACAATGCTCAACTTTGGAATCTTTGGGATTCCAATGGTTGGTTCTGATATATGCGGTTTCTATCCACAACCAACTGAAGAGCTTTGTAATCGGTGGATTGAGGTTGGTGCTTTCTACCCTTTCTCAAGGGATCATGCAAACTATTACTCCCCAAGACAGGAGCTTTACCAATGGGAATCAGTAGCTGAATCTGCTAGAAATGCTTTGGGCATGAGGTATAAGATTCTTCCGTATCTCTACACACTCAACTATGAGGCTCATCTTAGTGGTGCTCCAATTGCAAGGccacttttcttctcatttccaTCTTTCACCCAATCCTACGGGCTCAGCACACAGTTCTTGCTTGGGAGCAGTGTCATGGTTTCTCCTGTGGTTGAACAAGGACAAACACAAGTTAAAGCATTGTTTCCTCCTGGCACGTGGTATAATTTGTTTGATATGGCACATGGTGTTGTATCCAAAGAAGGGACTTATGTCACTCTTGATGCGCCTCTACATGTGGTGAATGTGCATTTGTATCAGAATGCTATTCTTCCGATGCAACAGGGTGGAATGGTATCTAAGGATGCTAGAACCACACCCTTCAGCCTCATTGTGACATTCCCAGCAGGAGCAAAAGAAGGAGAAGCTCAAGGGAACCTCTTCCTCGATGATGATGAGCTACCGGAGATGAAGATAGCTAGTGGTTCTTCAACCTACATTGATTTCCATGCTACTATAAAGGATGGAACCGTGAGAGTGTGGTCACAGGTTCAAGAGGGTAAATTTGCCTTGGATAAAGGTTGGGTTATTGACAGCATAAATGTGTTGGGAGTAACTGGAAGTAAGGCAGTGATGGATGTGTCACAGTCACATGTGAATGTTAGTATAACGGAACAACAATTGTATGGGCAAGGTGATGATGGAGGAAGCAAGGTAGTGATGGTGGGAATGAATGGCTTGAATATTCCTGTTGGTAAAAATCTTGACATTACTTGGAAAATGGAATCATAA